The genomic segment TGAATGTTCTCGAATGGCGTCAGTTCCGCCTTATGAGGGAGAAGGCTTGCAGAGCGGACGTCGATAATGCGAATTGTCATTTCTGCACGCTCAAGATTTCGACCGATGCGAAGAAAATGATAGGCAGTGTCGTGATTCATAGTACCCGCCAGCATGCCTGTAATTTGCTGCGCGCCAGCGATGATATGCTTTAGATAGTCATAACGGGCTCGTTGCGATAGCCCATTTCGCAGATTGGTTTTGGCGTATAGGTGCAAGTCATTGATGGACTCCCAAGTTTCTCGAGGAACCACGTCACGTATAGTACGGACATTTTCGCGGGCGAACCACAGTGAGGATAATATTGAACCTGGGTTATTCATATCGCCGATGAGAAATTTAACGACATTGCGTTCGCTGTCTTCTGAATAGTTCTGGTCGTAGAGTTCTTCGCTGCTGGTAATGGTGATCAATGGGCGCCATCCGGGCGACATGCCTTTCGGGGTATCCAGAACCATATTGGCGTTAACCATGACAATGCGTGCGGAATTCTCGGCGCGTTCAATATAACGCGCCAGCCAGTAAATTGAATCTGCTACTCGCGATAACATACTTTATGTCTCTCCGGTGTCAACGATCCAGGTATCCTTACTGCCGCCACCCTGGGAAGAATTAACCACCAGTGAACCTTTACGCAGTGCTACGCGGGTTAAGCCACCGGCAGTTGTTGTGATCTGATCACCGGACAGGGTAAAAGGTCGCAGGTCCACATGACGCGGTTCCACATGCAGGTCCACCAAAGTTGGCGTGGTTGACAGCGCCAGCGTTGGTTGCGCTATGTAGTTGCGAGGATTGTTTTTAATCAGACGTGCAAACTTTTCGATTTCTTTTTTGGTTGAATGCGGGCCGACAAGCATGCCATATCCACCTGACTCGTTGGCGGGTTTCACCACGAGCTTACTCAGATTAGCGATGACATAATCACGCTCTTCCTTATGCATGCACAGGTAAGTGGGCACATTTTCAATAATCGGGTCTTGGTCCAGATAGTAGCGAATCATCTTGGGCACAAAGGCATACACTACCTTGTCGTCTGCAACGCCTGCACCAGGTGCATTAGCGAGCGCCACTTTACCAGCCCGCCATGCGCGCATCAGACCTGGCACGCCGAGAGTAGAGTCGGACCGAAAAACTTCGGGATCGATAAATTCGTCATCAATACGTCGGTAGATTACGTCAACCTGCTGTAATCCATCGATAGTCTTCATATAAACGCAGTCGTCGTCGCCCACTACCAGGTCGCTGCCCTGCACCAGTTCAGCACCCATTTGCTGTGCCAGATAGGCATGCTCAAAGTAAGCTGAATTATAGATACCGGGAGTGAGCACTACTACTTCAGGGTTTTCTACCTTACGAGGT from the Sulfurirhabdus autotrophica genome contains:
- a CDS encoding alpha-E domain-containing protein: MLSRVADSIYWLARYIERAENSARIVMVNANMVLDTPKGMSPGWRPLITITSSEELYDQNYSEDSERNVVKFLIGDMNNPGSILSSLWFARENVRTIRDVVPRETWESINDLHLYAKTNLRNGLSQRARYDYLKHIIAGAQQITGMLAGTMNHDTAYHFLRIGRNLERAEMTIRIIDVRSASLLPHKAELTPFENIQWMSVLKSLSGYQMYRRLMQVRVGRPAVLKFLLQTREFPRAFFHCICEVEESMRRLPHNNKTLAILAAIKETVLKADLAQLEQQALHIFIDDLELALADLTTQINNRYFVAEPSPIKQSG
- a CDS encoding circularly permuted type 2 ATP-grasp protein — translated: MTIRWKSYQNQDFYDELVKGGGRARPAAATLCKYLSSLKDKDIEERKSAAELAIHVMGVSFTVYREEGGSIDRAWPFDIVPRVIAKSEWDRIEAGLKQRVTALNMFIDDLYHEQRIVKDNVFPREVLEGSKNFRPECVGVNPPLNIWAHICGSDLVRDKNGTVYVLEDNLRVPSGVSYMLENRLVMKRVFPELFENQNILPVDNYPSQLFDMLTSLSPRKVENPEVVVLTPGIYNSAYFEHAYLAQQMGAELVQGSDLVVGDDDCVYMKTIDGLQQVDVIYRRIDDEFIDPEVFRSDSTLGVPGLMRAWRAGKVALANAPGAGVADDKVVYAFVPKMIRYYLDQDPIIENVPTYLCMHKEERDYVIANLSKLVVKPANESGGYGMLVGPHSTKKEIEKFARLIKNNPRNYIAQPTLALSTTPTLVDLHVEPRHVDLRPFTLSGDQITTTAGGLTRVALRKGSLVVNSSQGGGSKDTWIVDTGET